The Paenibacillus sp. G2S3 region AGAGATCCGAATCCTGTCGCCGATGTCTTTCCAATCGCTATCTGAGAGTGGCTTTGTAGAATAAAGAACACAGACATGCAGTCCATTTTGAATCTCTAAGCTGTCGATGCTAAATGCCTTCTCTTGCCGCAGACTGTCCACACAGAAACAGAAGGGTTCGCTTGATCTTCCTTTGAACACAAGGACTGAGAAATAAGGCTGGGGCAAGGTAAGGCTCGACAATAGCAAGGGGGAAGGGGGCTCATCGACTTGAAGAAGGGTCAGTAAGAGACCAGATCGGTGACGTATCTCCTTGTCACGAGAGAACTGCTGCTCTTCCTCCAATTGATAAAGCAGCTCGAATAATTGCTCCTTATCGATAGGCTTTAATAAGTAATCTACTGCAGAGCTGCGTATGGCTTCTCTGGCATAATTAAATTCCACAAATCCACTCATCAGAATGGAGCGGATTTGTGGGTGGCTCGCTTTTAACTGTTTAATTAATTCCAAGCCGTTGATTTGCGGCATACGAATATCAGTAATCACAACATCGAGTTGAAGTGAAGGTAACTCGTCAAGTAGATGTTTCCCGTCGGAGTAGGTGCCGATGACCAGAAATTCAGTGTTTTCTTTGCTGATCATTCGGGCTAGACCTTCGCGGATCAGGATTTCATCGTCAACAATTGCAATACGTAGCAATCAGAGCATCTCCTCTCCGTAATTCATATCATCTTCACTAGGAGTAGTGAAGGTAATGTCCTCAATGCGCAGCGTAACACGAGTACCCACCCCGAGCTTACTCTCTACAAGGAGCCCGAATGAGCTTCCGTAATGCAGGCGGATTCTCTCATTCACATTTCGTAGACCAATACCGAACATTTCACTTTCAGCCCCATTTTGCAGGCTATTATTTAAGGAACGAAGGGTAGCTTCATCCATACCGATGCCATCATCTTCTACACAGAATACTATATTTCTATGCTCACTCCATGCGGTGATGCTTAAGGTACCGAGTCCTACTTTTTGATCTAAACCGTGAAAGACTGCGTTCTCCACAATCGGTTGAAAGACAAGTTTGATTACAGGAAGATGTAGGAATTTCTCTGGTACATCAATGTGTAGACTGAACTTATCTGGGAACCGGATTTGTAACAGATGATAATAATTTCGGACATGATCTAGCTCTTGTCTGATCGTAACGGCTTCGTCGCTTCGGACAATGCTATAACGCATCTGAAGTCCAAGCAAATAGGTGAGCTTCGCTACACGGGGGTCATCATTGCTCTCTGCCAGCATACGGATAGACTCCAGCGTATTATAAATAAAATGGGGATTGATCTGGTTCTGAAGTGCCCTCATATCAGCCTTTTGCTTACGCTTCTCTGTGAGGGATACTTCCTGCAGCAGATCCTTGACCCTTATGATCATCCGATTAAAATGACTGCCAAGCATGCCAATCTCATCATTATATTTGGAGTGCTGCCAGACATCTAGATTACCGTGCTGTACCCGTTTCATTAAACGGACCAAAGATTTAAGAGGTTTAGTCAGGGCATGTGAGATGATCGTAGCAACACAAAGTGCAAAAGCAATAATGATCAGAGTAGTTAATATAAGAGCATTGCGATTCTTTTGTACAGGCGATAGGATACGGGCCAAAGGAATCGTAACCATAGTCGTCCAACCTGTCTGTTTTGAAACGGTATAAACTGCAAGATAGGACTGGCCATTCATTTCTATTTGAAAATGATCCTGTTGCTGATCAACATGCTGCAGCAAAAGCTGTGTGTTCAGATTTTGCTCTTCGCCAGCTTGCATCGAGTTTGCGAAGTCTTCACCGGTATAGATCAGTTCTCCGCTATTATCTACAATTAGTGTATTGCCTTGGGTAACAGCATTTACGGGATCAATGATCCCCTTAAACAAGTTGATGTCTACATCAAATACGAGAATTCCTATATTATCTAGCGTGCTTACAGAATTAATGGTGCGAAGTACACTAAAAACCTCTCTATGGACATTGGAGTTTATACGTATCGTATGTCTGCCTTGAATCACAGGAGCGGCCCCAGCATCTTCACTTAAGGTTCTCCATTCGGCTAGTCGTTCTTCAGGATACAGCTCGTGGATCCCGGGGACTCTATCATAAAAAACAGAGCCGTACTGATCCACCATGTACACGGCGATGATCTCTTCCTTCGTATGCTTCAAGTAGCTCAGGAACATCGCCATGCCAGTATTTTTATCCCAGTCGGTATTTTGCTGAGTTAGGTAGAATTGCACATCGGTGTTATACAGCGGCAGAGCTGTGTATCTTTTTAGATCAGCGACATAACGGTCAATGGTATCAGAGGCATTCGATGTCATCTGGTTCGCGCCTTCTGTTGCATTCACAAGAACAGAATTGAACATGGAGCGGGAGGACAAATAACTAACATAAGTGATTGGAAGCGAAATTAGAAAGACAAATACAACGATCAGCTTGCGCTCCATCGGAAGATTGGCAAGGAACAACCACATTTTGCGTAAGGCTAGCCGGATGTAAGATACCATTTGCGTTGTCCTTTCTTAAAGTGAACTGCCTTATTTAACAGCGCCGCTGGTTACGCCTTCAAAGATGTAGCGTTGTAGGAAGAAATATAGAATTATTGTTGGGAGCAGGATAAGTAGAATAGCCGCACAAATCAAATTCCATTCCCCCGAATTGACCCCTTGAAAACGCATCAGGATCGTCGTAACTACACCAAGGCTTTGCTTTGGCATATAGAGGTAAGGGATGTACATGTCATTATAGATACTAATGGTTTTTAGAATAATCAAAGTCGCCGTAGCTGGTGTAAGTAAAGGAAAAATAATCGACCGATAGATTCTGAATAAAGAAGCGCCTTCTACCATCGCACTTTCGTCGAGATCTACGGGAATATTACGGATGAATTGCAGATAAAGAATAATCTGAATTACATCTGCTCCAATATAGAGCACAATCGGGGCACCGAGTGTATTGTAGAGCCCCATGCTTTTGATAATACCAAAAGTTGCCACTTGTGTCGTGATACTAGGAATAATGGTGGCTACTAGATATGCACCGAAGACAACGGGTTTCAATTTGAAAGAGAAGCGTCCCAATACAAATGCTACCATAGTGCCGAACAGAATGTTCAGAATTAAAGTAATAGCTATAATAATTAACACGTTACCAAATCCGTTAAGCAGACCACCACGCTGGAAGACGGCAGTGAAATTATCGAAATTTAAAAAGCTTTTTGGCAGTGCCATGGAGCTACTGCTGTTAAATTCATCAGTCGATTTGAAAGCATTGACGATGACTACATAAGGAGGAAATAGTACAACAAATACACCGATAAGCAGCGAGAAGTATTTAATAATATCTGTGAAGCGGAATTTGGAGTATGTCATATCTATTTGTCTCCTCCCCGGCTAAGAACTAGTTGCTGCACTAATAGTACGATGACGACAAAGAAGAGCAGGATAATACTCATGGCAGAAGCGAGACCATAGTTGTTGTAAGCAAATGCAGTATCTACAACTTTCTGTACGTAAGTTTCGCTGGCGCCAGCAGGACCGCCCTTGGTCAATACGAAGGGGAGATCGAATACTTCCAGTGCCCCTGTGACGGTAAGAAATAAGTTAAGCTGGATGACTGGCTTCATATTCGGTAAAGTAATTCTCCAAAGGGTTTGGAAAGGCCCGGCACCATCGATCTTTGAGGCCTCATAGATATCGTTTGGTATGGCCTGCAAGGAGGCGATGTAGATGACCATGTTATAACCCATGAAACGCCAAAATCCTGTGGACGCCAGAGAATAGTTGACCAGTCCTTCTGTTCCAAGCCAGCTGGTCTGTCCTAGTCCGGTTAGACCGATGCTATTCAGGAACATATTCAGAGAGCCGTTAGTGGTGTCAAAGACATAACCAAACATAAAGGCGACGGCGACTCCGTTCATAATGTAAGGGAGGAAAAGTAAGATTCGAAATGCATTTTTCCCTTTCAGCTTACTATTCAGCACAATCGCAAAATAAATAGCGACGATATTCTGGAGAATCCCCATCGCGAAATAAGCAAAGTTATGAGTAAATACCTTGAAGATATCGGGATTGGAGAAGACCTCGCGGTAGTTATCCAGGCCAACCCAAGGCTTCTCAGGGCTATAGCCATCCCAGTTCGTAAAGCTGTAATAGATCAGCTTGAGTGCCGGGTAATACGTGAAGGTTGCAAGCAGCAACAAGGGAATCGTGAGGAAGGATACAATGATAATAGTCTTCTGTTTGTTATAGGAAAGTGTTCCGAACATCGCTAGCCCTTCTTTCATAAAAGCGTGGTATGGAAAGGCAAAATGGATTATCCGTAAAAGCAATAATCCATTTTGCACCGTAGTGTACTACTAATCAAAAGCTCAAATTAATAGCCGAGGTCTTTCTTGGCTTTGGCCCAAGCTTTATTCCACTTGTCTAATACAGTTTGTGGATCTTTGGCGAGCACAAATTCCTGTACAACGGCAGGGAGATCAAGCTGTGCCTTGTTGCCGATCTCTGTAACCTTCGCATCGTCAACAGTGCCTTCTACTAGCTCTACTCCGGTAGCTTGGAATTCTTTTAGCTGAGCCAGATTAGATTCTTTTCCTTTTAGTGGGGAGATAAAGCCCGCGAAATCCTCATAGCCCGAATCCTCAATCATCCATTTTACGAAAGCCTTGGCAGCTTCTAAATTTTTGCTGTTTTTGGCAACAGCATAGAAGAAGTCTGGGCTAAGAGTAGCAGATGGTTTACCTGAATTGTCATAAGGGAACGGGAAGAAGCCAACATTGTCTGAAGGAGCTCCTGCTCCAATAACTTGGTTAATGACCCAGTTGCCGAGATAGTACATGGCGAACTTACCGGAAGCGATGTCTTTTTTCGATTGCTCCCAGTTGGTGGAGTTGATGTCTTTTTCCAGATAACCTTTTTCGTTAAGCTCCTTGAGCAGGCTAAAGGCTTTACCATAGCCGTTGTCCATGGTGAATGGTGTCTCAGAGTTCAGCTTCTCATTAGGGAAGTCAGGGTTGCCTGCAATTAGGCGCGGAGTATCATAAGCCCAAGTACCGAGTGGCCATTTATCTTTGAAGTTAGAGGATAGTGGAATGACACCTTTTGCTTTCAGCTTCTCGCAGGCAGCCAGGAATTCATCCCAAGTCTTAGGGGTTTCTGTGATGCCAGCATCCGTAAATGCTTTTTTGTTATAAACAATTCCGGATGTCGAGTTCCCTGTGGTAATTCCGTACAGCTTGCCATCAAAGGATTTAAAGTCTTTAAAGGTGAGTTGATCGTTCAGGCCGAGATCATCCAGTGAAGCAAAGTATTTCGGCAGGTCGGAGTTAGGAATGGTTGGAATGAACATAACGTCTGGAAGCTCGCCGCTGGCCATTCTGACTTTAGCCTGTTGATTATAGTCGGTCTGGGAAGCCTCGAATTCGACTTTAATGTTTGGGTATTTTTCATTAAAGCGCTTTAAATACTCGTCGTACTCTTTGCCAATCATGTCTGTTCTGTTAGTTAGGAAAGTAATTTTGCCGCTGATATCAGCTCCCGCTGCAGGTTCGGCTGTTGCGTTGCTTGTCGTGTCACCGCCTGTAGTCTCTGTGTTCGTTGCTGCGGGCTTATCGGTTGCGGAAGCTCCGTTATTGCTGCTGCCATTGTTCGAGCCGCAGCCAGCAAGTGCTGATGATAAAACCATAACCATAACAAAAGATAACGAA contains the following coding sequences:
- a CDS encoding sensor histidine kinase, which codes for MVSYIRLALRKMWLFLANLPMERKLIVVFVFLISLPITYVSYLSSRSMFNSVLVNATEGANQMTSNASDTIDRYVADLKRYTALPLYNTDVQFYLTQQNTDWDKNTGMAMFLSYLKHTKEEIIAVYMVDQYGSVFYDRVPGIHELYPEERLAEWRTLSEDAGAAPVIQGRHTIRINSNVHREVFSVLRTINSVSTLDNIGILVFDVDINLFKGIIDPVNAVTQGNTLIVDNSGELIYTGEDFANSMQAGEEQNLNTQLLLQHVDQQQDHFQIEMNGQSYLAVYTVSKQTGWTTMVTIPLARILSPVQKNRNALILTTLIIIAFALCVATIISHALTKPLKSLVRLMKRVQHGNLDVWQHSKYNDEIGMLGSHFNRMIIRVKDLLQEVSLTEKRKQKADMRALQNQINPHFIYNTLESIRMLAESNDDPRVAKLTYLLGLQMRYSIVRSDEAVTIRQELDHVRNYYHLLQIRFPDKFSLHIDVPEKFLHLPVIKLVFQPIVENAVFHGLDQKVGLGTLSITAWSEHRNIVFCVEDDGIGMDEATLRSLNNSLQNGAESEMFGIGLRNVNERIRLHYGSSFGLLVESKLGVGTRVTLRIEDITFTTPSEDDMNYGEEML
- a CDS encoding extracellular solute-binding protein produces the protein MRNKLFSLSFVMVMVLSSALAGCGSNNGSSNNGASATDKPAATNTETTGGDTTSNATAEPAAGADISGKITFLTNRTDMIGKEYDEYLKRFNEKYPNIKVEFEASQTDYNQQAKVRMASGELPDVMFIPTIPNSDLPKYFASLDDLGLNDQLTFKDFKSFDGKLYGITTGNSTSGIVYNKKAFTDAGITETPKTWDEFLAACEKLKAKGVIPLSSNFKDKWPLGTWAYDTPRLIAGNPDFPNEKLNSETPFTMDNGYGKAFSLLKELNEKGYLEKDINSTNWEQSKKDIASGKFAMYYLGNWVINQVIGAGAPSDNVGFFPFPYDNSGKPSATLSPDFFYAVAKNSKNLEAAKAFVKWMIEDSGYEDFAGFISPLKGKESNLAQLKEFQATGVELVEGTVDDAKVTEIGNKAQLDLPAVVQEFVLAKDPQTVLDKWNKAWAKAKKDLGY
- a CDS encoding sugar ABC transporter permease; translated protein: MFGTLSYNKQKTIIIVSFLTIPLLLLATFTYYPALKLIYYSFTNWDGYSPEKPWVGLDNYREVFSNPDIFKVFTHNFAYFAMGILQNIVAIYFAIVLNSKLKGKNAFRILLFLPYIMNGVAVAFMFGYVFDTTNGSLNMFLNSIGLTGLGQTSWLGTEGLVNYSLASTGFWRFMGYNMVIYIASLQAIPNDIYEASKIDGAGPFQTLWRITLPNMKPVIQLNLFLTVTGALEVFDLPFVLTKGGPAGASETYVQKVVDTAFAYNNYGLASAMSIILLFFVVIVLLVQQLVLSRGGDK
- a CDS encoding carbohydrate ABC transporter permease; this translates as MTYSKFRFTDIIKYFSLLIGVFVVLFPPYVVIVNAFKSTDEFNSSSSMALPKSFLNFDNFTAVFQRGGLLNGFGNVLIIIAITLILNILFGTMVAFVLGRFSFKLKPVVFGAYLVATIIPSITTQVATFGIIKSMGLYNTLGAPIVLYIGADVIQIILYLQFIRNIPVDLDESAMVEGASLFRIYRSIIFPLLTPATATLIILKTISIYNDMYIPYLYMPKQSLGVVTTILMRFQGVNSGEWNLICAAILLILLPTIILYFFLQRYIFEGVTSGAVK